A DNA window from Schistocerca gregaria isolate iqSchGreg1 chromosome 2, iqSchGreg1.2, whole genome shotgun sequence contains the following coding sequences:
- the LOC126335714 gene encoding gustatory and pheromone receptor 32a-like: MTGMQYVYHIMVDPFVTLQFVVLVLKLWTGFKVLNRRILQTVAPKTDSCVVSILLGRSGSSPGASSNFHELQRAHLLLHRAAEVLQDHFGMTVALDLTYTISGMICSSYEIVEAISREKEPVGILDEGQTRVSLVWMVVHLWKLSAMTLSCSAVSAEAAATRLLLQKVVALHSTPGPQLGALLRVVALSPQLRFTAAGFVTVDRSLLVSALTAAVTYLVLLTQFSGNY; the protein is encoded by the coding sequence ATGACAGGTATGCAGTATGTATATCATATAATGGTCGACCCATTTGTGACGCTGCAGTTCGTTGTGCTAGTGTTGAAACTGTGGACTGGATTCAAAGTACTGAACAGACGCATTCTTCAGACAGTAGCACCAAAAACCGACTCGTGTGTGGTGAGTATACTGCTGGGTCGCTCAGGGTCGTCACCTGGTGCATCAAGCAATTTCCACGAGCTGCAAAGGGCACATCTTTTATTACATCGGGCAGCAGAAGTTCTACAGGATCACTTCGGAATGACGGTAGCCCTGGACCTCACTTACACCATTTCTGGGATGATATGCAGTTCGTACGAGATAGTCGAAGCTATCAGCCGCGAGAAAGAACCGGTCGGCATTCTGGACGAAGGGCAGACGCGAGTGTCGCTCGTGTGGATGGTGGTGCACCTGTGGAAGCTGTCGGCCATGACGTTGAGCTGCTCGGCGgtttctgcagaggcggcggccaCGCGGCTGCTGCTGCAGAAGGTGGTTGCCCTCCACAGCACGCCGGGTCCCCAGCTGGGGGCGCTGCTGCGTGTAGTCGCTCTCAGTCCACAGCTGCGCTTCACCGCCGCCGGATTCGTCACCGTCGACCGCAGCCTGCTGGTGTCCGCCCTGACTGCGGCAGTCACCTACCTGGTCCTACTGACTCAGTTCAGTGGGAACTACTAA